Proteins encoded by one window of Rhea pennata isolate bPtePen1 chromosome 11, bPtePen1.pri, whole genome shotgun sequence:
- the MTCP1 gene encoding protein p13 MTCP-1: MAEGGHAGAPPVRLWVRRVGVYCDEHRKTWLVAAEEEEGMLRARIQRVQVPLGEALRPSQLPPSRLPHMWQLSQGEQYRDSNSRVWEIEHHLMLGGVEELLLKLVPGD, from the exons ATGGCAGAAGGAGGGCACGCTGGCGCTCCTCCTGTCCGGCTGTGGGTGCGACGCGTGGGTGTTTACTGCGATGAGCACCGCAAAACGTGGCTCGTGGCTGCGGAAGAG GAGGAAGGTATGCTGAGGGCTCGGATCCAAAGAGTTCAGGTTCCCCTGGGTGAGGCGCTGCGACCCAGCCAGCTCCCCCCATCCCGGCTGCCTCATATGTGGCAGCTGTCCCAGGGTGAGCAGTACAGGGATAGTAACTCTCGCGTTTGGGAGATAGAGCACCATCTCATG CTTGGTGGTGTTGAAGAACTGCTGCTTAAACTCGTGCCTGGTGATTAA
- the CMC4 gene encoding cx9C motif-containing protein 4, translating to MSQKDPCQKQACEIQKCLQANNYVESKCEAVLQEMRKCCARYPKGRSVCCSGFEKEEREREKFKAASKGIPPPPQ from the exons ATGTCCCAGAAGGATCCCTGCCAGAAACAAGcctgtgaaatacagaaatgcttgCAAG caaaCAACTATGTGGAGTCTAAGTGTGAAGCTGTGCTTCAGGAAATGCGGAAGTGCTGTGCCCGGTACCCCAAGGGCAGATCTGTCTGTTGTTCAGGgtttgagaaagaagaaagagagagagaaaagtttaaGGCTGCTTCAAAAGGAATTCCCCCACCACCTCAGTAA